From a single Miscanthus floridulus cultivar M001 chromosome 8, ASM1932011v1, whole genome shotgun sequence genomic region:
- the LOC136475213 gene encoding ethylene receptor 3-like isoform X1, translated as MLDYAKVAIFFSFLHGNLPIWSSLFASAAAAQLNWTHQTMLRPRSGCSSRRRLHFSSSLIAMRMRWLLLLALAAAAAPAPAAGEMGYAHCGCDGGGGGGGGGGGGFWSLDNIFKWQKVSDLLIAAAYFSIPLEILYFVAGLRHLLPFRWVLVQFGAFIVLCGLTHLLAAFTYEPHPFMVVLLLTAAKFLTALVSFLTAITLLTLIPQLLRVKVRESLLWIKALELDREVVLMKRQEEASWHVRMLTQEIRRSLDRHTVLYTTLIELSRVLALNNCAVWMPSEDKSGMCLTHELRRGSDDDGEAVVAADDADVLEVKGTDGVKLLPPDSVLGSASGGGKEGTGTVAAIRMPMLKVADFKGGTPEVIKTSYAVLVLVPPSDRNWAPHELEIVEVVADQVAVALSHASLLEESQAMRDRLAEQNRELLQARRDALMANEARDAFQHVMSQGMRRPIHSIQGLVSVVQEEGLTSEQKLVVDTMARTATVVSMLINDLMEMSATNQERFPLETRPFHLHSMIRDAACVARCLCYFRGFGFAVHVENVLPDLVIGDERRIFHVLLHMVGNLIGRFDAGNVTFRVRADDEPMEDQRWDPWRPSYSGGHSSVKFVIGVKRQQNADSSSSLAQFLRRPRTEGFDLRLSFSMCRKLVQMMQGNIWAILDGQGLPESMTLVLRFQLQPSLASSSLGGSFDLQYPSPSNQIAGLKVLLIDDDEINLVVARKLLERLGCTVSSLPSGSGFMNSVGPSSASFQLVMVNLEMSTINPLDAASRIRQYRSFHWPLVMAMTSEQNVWEKCAQSGINGVLKKPLVLQEVKEELTRILQNT; from the exons ATGCTAGACTACGCGAAAGTTGCAATCTTTTTCTCGTTTCTCCACGGCAACTTGCCAATTTGGTCGTCCTTGTTTGCATCAGCAGCAGCGGCGCAGCTGAACTGGACCCACCAGACGATGCTTCGCCCGAGATCCGGATGCTCATCCAGACGGAGACTCCATTTCTCCTCTTCCCTCATCGCCATGCGGATGCGCTGGCTCCTCCTCTtggcgctcgccgccgccgccgcccccgcccccgccgccggcgAGATGGGGTACGCGCATTGCGGctgcgacggcggcggtggcggaggaggaggaggaggaggagggttcTGGAGCCTCGACAACATCTTCAAGTGGCAGAAGGTGAGCGACCTGCTCATCGCGGCGGCCTACTTCTCCATCCCGCTCGAGATCCTCTACTTCGTCGCGGGGCTCCGCCACCTGCTCCCGTTCCGGTGGGTGCTGGTGCAGTTCGGCGCCTTCATCGTGCTCTGCGGCCTCACCCACCTGCTGGCGGCCTTCACCTACGAGCCCCACCCGTTCATGGTCGTGCTGCTCCTTACCGCCGCCAAGTTCCTCAcggcgctcgtctccttcctcacCGCCATCACGCTGCTCACGCTCATCCCGCAGCTGCTGCGCGTCAAGGTCCGCGAGAGCCTGCTCTGGATCAAGGCCCTCGAGCTCGACCGCGAGGTGGTGCTCATGAAGCGCCAGGAGGAGGCCAGCTGGCACGTCCGCATGCTCACCCAGGAGATCCGCCGCTCGCTCGACCGCCACACCGTACTCTACACCACGCTCATCGAGCTCTCCAGGGTGCTCGCGCTCAACAACTGCGCCGTCTGGATGCCCTCCGAGGACAAGTCCGGAATGTGCCTCACCCACGAGCTCCGCCGGggcagcgacgacgacggcgaggcagTCGTCGCCGCGGACGACGCGGACGTCCTCGAGGTCAAGGGCACCGACGGGGTCAAGCTGCTGCCGCCGGACTCGGTCCTTGGGtcggccagcggcggcggcaaggagGGGACTGGCACGGTGGCCGCGATTCGGATGCCGATGCTCAAGGTCGCCGACTTCAAGGGTGGAACGCCCGAGGTAATTAAGACGAGCTACGCGGTGCTAGTTCTGGTGCCGCCCAGCGACAGGAACTGGGCGCCGCACGAGCTGGAGATCGTCGAGGTGGTCGCCGATCAGGTGGCTGTCGCGCTGTCGCACGCCTCGCTGCTCGAGGAGTCGCAGGCGATGCGTGACAGGCTGGCCGAGCAGAACCGAGAGCTGCTGCAGGCGAGGCGGGACGCTCTCATGGCGAACGAGGCCAGGGACGCGTTCCAGCACGTCATGAGCCAGGGAATGCGGAGGCCCATCCACTCCATCCAGGGACTGGTGTCCGTGGTGCAGGAGGAGGGCCTGACGTCCGAGCAGAAGCTCGTCGTCGATACTATGGCGCGGACCGCAACCGTCGTCTCGATGCTCATCAACGATCTCATGGAGATGTCCGCCACCAACCAGGAGCGCTTTCCACTGGAGACGCGGCCATTCCACCTGCACTCCATGATCAGGGATGCCGCCTGCGTTGCACGGTGTCTCTGTTACTTCAGGGGGTTTGGCTTCGCGGTGCACGTCGAGAACGTGCTGCCGGACCTTGTCATTGGAGACGAGCGGAGGATTTTCCATGTCTTGTTGCACATGGTTGGCAATCTGATTGGTCGCTTCGATGCGGGGAACGTCACGTTCCGGGTGCGTGCTGATGATGAGCCGATGGAGGACCAGAGGTGGGATCCATGGAGGCCAAGCTACTCCGGTGGACACTCATCGGTCAAGTTTGTGATTGGAGTGAAGAGGCAGCAGAATGCTGACTCATCAAGCTCACTTGCACAGTTCTTGCGGAGGCCTAGGACCGAAGGGTTTGATCTCAGGCTCAGCTTCAGCATGTGCAGGAAGCTTGTGCAG ATGATGCAAGGGAACATCTGGGCAATTCTTGACGGGCAAGGACTCCCAGAGAGCATGACCCTGGTCCTGAGATTCCAGCTTCAACCATCGCTGGCGAGCTCCAGCCTCGGAGGGTCATTTGATCTGCAATACCCATCGCCATCGAACCAAATAGCTGGGCTGAAGGTTCTGCTCATCGACGACGATGAGATCAACCTAGTCGTGGCGCGGAAGCTCTTGGAGAGGCTAGGCTGCACTGTATCCTCGCTGCCCTCAGGCTCAGGGTTCATGAACTCGGTCGGCCCTTCCTCTGCCTCGTTCCAGCTCGTCATGGTTAACCTGGAGATGTCAACGATTAATCCCCTGGATGCTGCCTCGAGGATCAGGCAGTACAGGAGCTTCCACTGGCCCCTGGTGATGGCCATGACATCGGAGCAGAACGTGTGGGAGAAGTGCGCGCAGTCAGGGATCAACGGTGTCCTGAAGAAGCCGCTTGTTCTGCAGGAAGTGAAAGAAGAGCTCACGAGGATTCTTCAGAACACATGA
- the LOC136475213 gene encoding ethylene receptor 3-like isoform X2 yields the protein MLRPRSGCSSRRRLHFSSSLIAMRMRWLLLLALAAAAAPAPAAGEMGYAHCGCDGGGGGGGGGGGGFWSLDNIFKWQKVSDLLIAAAYFSIPLEILYFVAGLRHLLPFRWVLVQFGAFIVLCGLTHLLAAFTYEPHPFMVVLLLTAAKFLTALVSFLTAITLLTLIPQLLRVKVRESLLWIKALELDREVVLMKRQEEASWHVRMLTQEIRRSLDRHTVLYTTLIELSRVLALNNCAVWMPSEDKSGMCLTHELRRGSDDDGEAVVAADDADVLEVKGTDGVKLLPPDSVLGSASGGGKEGTGTVAAIRMPMLKVADFKGGTPEVIKTSYAVLVLVPPSDRNWAPHELEIVEVVADQVAVALSHASLLEESQAMRDRLAEQNRELLQARRDALMANEARDAFQHVMSQGMRRPIHSIQGLVSVVQEEGLTSEQKLVVDTMARTATVVSMLINDLMEMSATNQERFPLETRPFHLHSMIRDAACVARCLCYFRGFGFAVHVENVLPDLVIGDERRIFHVLLHMVGNLIGRFDAGNVTFRVRADDEPMEDQRWDPWRPSYSGGHSSVKFVIGVKRQQNADSSSSLAQFLRRPRTEGFDLRLSFSMCRKLVQMMQGNIWAILDGQGLPESMTLVLRFQLQPSLASSSLGGSFDLQYPSPSNQIAGLKVLLIDDDEINLVVARKLLERLGCTVSSLPSGSGFMNSVGPSSASFQLVMVNLEMSTINPLDAASRIRQYRSFHWPLVMAMTSEQNVWEKCAQSGINGVLKKPLVLQEVKEELTRILQNT from the exons ATGCTTCGCCCGAGATCCGGATGCTCATCCAGACGGAGACTCCATTTCTCCTCTTCCCTCATCGCCATGCGGATGCGCTGGCTCCTCCTCTtggcgctcgccgccgccgccgcccccgcccccgccgccggcgAGATGGGGTACGCGCATTGCGGctgcgacggcggcggtggcggaggaggaggaggaggaggagggttcTGGAGCCTCGACAACATCTTCAAGTGGCAGAAGGTGAGCGACCTGCTCATCGCGGCGGCCTACTTCTCCATCCCGCTCGAGATCCTCTACTTCGTCGCGGGGCTCCGCCACCTGCTCCCGTTCCGGTGGGTGCTGGTGCAGTTCGGCGCCTTCATCGTGCTCTGCGGCCTCACCCACCTGCTGGCGGCCTTCACCTACGAGCCCCACCCGTTCATGGTCGTGCTGCTCCTTACCGCCGCCAAGTTCCTCAcggcgctcgtctccttcctcacCGCCATCACGCTGCTCACGCTCATCCCGCAGCTGCTGCGCGTCAAGGTCCGCGAGAGCCTGCTCTGGATCAAGGCCCTCGAGCTCGACCGCGAGGTGGTGCTCATGAAGCGCCAGGAGGAGGCCAGCTGGCACGTCCGCATGCTCACCCAGGAGATCCGCCGCTCGCTCGACCGCCACACCGTACTCTACACCACGCTCATCGAGCTCTCCAGGGTGCTCGCGCTCAACAACTGCGCCGTCTGGATGCCCTCCGAGGACAAGTCCGGAATGTGCCTCACCCACGAGCTCCGCCGGggcagcgacgacgacggcgaggcagTCGTCGCCGCGGACGACGCGGACGTCCTCGAGGTCAAGGGCACCGACGGGGTCAAGCTGCTGCCGCCGGACTCGGTCCTTGGGtcggccagcggcggcggcaaggagGGGACTGGCACGGTGGCCGCGATTCGGATGCCGATGCTCAAGGTCGCCGACTTCAAGGGTGGAACGCCCGAGGTAATTAAGACGAGCTACGCGGTGCTAGTTCTGGTGCCGCCCAGCGACAGGAACTGGGCGCCGCACGAGCTGGAGATCGTCGAGGTGGTCGCCGATCAGGTGGCTGTCGCGCTGTCGCACGCCTCGCTGCTCGAGGAGTCGCAGGCGATGCGTGACAGGCTGGCCGAGCAGAACCGAGAGCTGCTGCAGGCGAGGCGGGACGCTCTCATGGCGAACGAGGCCAGGGACGCGTTCCAGCACGTCATGAGCCAGGGAATGCGGAGGCCCATCCACTCCATCCAGGGACTGGTGTCCGTGGTGCAGGAGGAGGGCCTGACGTCCGAGCAGAAGCTCGTCGTCGATACTATGGCGCGGACCGCAACCGTCGTCTCGATGCTCATCAACGATCTCATGGAGATGTCCGCCACCAACCAGGAGCGCTTTCCACTGGAGACGCGGCCATTCCACCTGCACTCCATGATCAGGGATGCCGCCTGCGTTGCACGGTGTCTCTGTTACTTCAGGGGGTTTGGCTTCGCGGTGCACGTCGAGAACGTGCTGCCGGACCTTGTCATTGGAGACGAGCGGAGGATTTTCCATGTCTTGTTGCACATGGTTGGCAATCTGATTGGTCGCTTCGATGCGGGGAACGTCACGTTCCGGGTGCGTGCTGATGATGAGCCGATGGAGGACCAGAGGTGGGATCCATGGAGGCCAAGCTACTCCGGTGGACACTCATCGGTCAAGTTTGTGATTGGAGTGAAGAGGCAGCAGAATGCTGACTCATCAAGCTCACTTGCACAGTTCTTGCGGAGGCCTAGGACCGAAGGGTTTGATCTCAGGCTCAGCTTCAGCATGTGCAGGAAGCTTGTGCAG ATGATGCAAGGGAACATCTGGGCAATTCTTGACGGGCAAGGACTCCCAGAGAGCATGACCCTGGTCCTGAGATTCCAGCTTCAACCATCGCTGGCGAGCTCCAGCCTCGGAGGGTCATTTGATCTGCAATACCCATCGCCATCGAACCAAATAGCTGGGCTGAAGGTTCTGCTCATCGACGACGATGAGATCAACCTAGTCGTGGCGCGGAAGCTCTTGGAGAGGCTAGGCTGCACTGTATCCTCGCTGCCCTCAGGCTCAGGGTTCATGAACTCGGTCGGCCCTTCCTCTGCCTCGTTCCAGCTCGTCATGGTTAACCTGGAGATGTCAACGATTAATCCCCTGGATGCTGCCTCGAGGATCAGGCAGTACAGGAGCTTCCACTGGCCCCTGGTGATGGCCATGACATCGGAGCAGAACGTGTGGGAGAAGTGCGCGCAGTCAGGGATCAACGGTGTCCTGAAGAAGCCGCTTGTTCTGCAGGAAGTGAAAGAAGAGCTCACGAGGATTCTTCAGAACACATGA